A portion of the Stigmatella aurantiaca DW4/3-1 genome contains these proteins:
- a CDS encoding SDR family NAD(P)-dependent oxidoreductase has translation MTSEQLQGRRVVITGGASGIGMVTAEAFVQAGCRVVVIDRDKRALQQAVEALGPTTAGITADVSDPASIHDAFLGVDRALGGVDVLIANAGISVRRRFLEISSEEWRRVIATNLDGVFFCAQEAGLRMMKGEGGVLLLMGSTNGLVGYPYYASYNASKAGVIELTRSLSIELAPKVRVNAICPGYVMTPMQEREYTPAMLEKVNGTIPLRRHARPEEIAHLFLFLASDRARYIHGQALVIDGGELAGGLASAGVTGDEST, from the coding sequence ATGACAAGCGAGCAGCTTCAGGGCCGACGGGTGGTGATCACGGGCGGCGCCAGTGGGATTGGAATGGTGACGGCCGAGGCTTTTGTCCAGGCGGGATGCCGGGTGGTTGTGATCGACCGGGATAAGCGGGCCCTTCAGCAAGCAGTCGAAGCGCTGGGCCCCACCACGGCCGGCATCACCGCGGATGTGTCGGATCCGGCTTCGATTCATGATGCATTTCTGGGGGTGGACCGGGCGCTGGGAGGCGTGGACGTGCTGATCGCCAACGCCGGCATCAGCGTGCGGCGCCGCTTCCTCGAGATCTCTTCCGAGGAGTGGCGGCGGGTCATCGCCACCAACCTGGATGGGGTGTTCTTCTGCGCCCAAGAGGCTGGCTTGCGGATGATGAAGGGCGAGGGAGGTGTCTTGCTCCTGATGGGCTCCACGAATGGGCTCGTGGGATATCCCTACTATGCCTCGTACAACGCATCGAAGGCGGGCGTCATCGAGCTGACACGCTCCCTCTCCATCGAACTTGCGCCCAAGGTGCGGGTGAACGCCATCTGCCCAGGCTACGTGATGACACCGATGCAGGAGCGCGAGTACACGCCCGCCATGCTGGAGAAGGTGAACGGCACCATCCCCCTGCGGCGCCACGCGCGCCCAGAGGAAATCGCCCACCTCTTCCTCTTCCTGGCTTCGGACCGGGCCCGGTACATCCACGGTCAAGCGCTCGTCATCGATGGTGGCGAGCTGGCAGGCGGTCTCGCGAGCGCGGGGGTCACCGGTGACGAGTCAACATGA